Proteins found in one Synechococcus sp. LA31 genomic segment:
- a CDS encoding LptF/LptG family permease has protein sequence MDRWLSSELLGPLLFGVAAFTAVSLSVGVVFELVRKVAEAGLPPLVAMQVLGLRLPGFLVLSFPMATLMATLLAFSRLSSSSELTALRSIGVPTWRMVVPALVVATLMTLLTFVFNDVIVPSANVAAADTLDSALGRSIAAERGDNVVYSRYAQITTVDEDGKERTNNDLAQLFYSRRFREGKMYEVTLVDFTKAGHQQLLIAKTGVWNDARSMWEFRDGRIVDIDSANNRTTSADFDRYYYPFTKAPLDVGKLPSDAAQMTVAQAWRAERLLEQAGDRKEARRLRVRIQEKFAFPAICLVFGLIGSSLGVRPNARTSRSQGFGISVLLIFGYYLMSFIFSSLGIKGTLLPFFAAWMPVLIGLSGGLVLLRQASR, from the coding sequence ATGGATCGGTGGCTCTCCTCTGAGTTGCTCGGTCCGCTGTTGTTTGGTGTCGCTGCCTTCACGGCAGTGTCGCTGTCGGTGGGGGTGGTGTTCGAGTTGGTACGCAAGGTGGCCGAGGCTGGACTGCCTCCACTGGTGGCCATGCAGGTGCTCGGTTTACGCCTGCCGGGCTTCTTGGTGCTGTCGTTCCCGATGGCCACGCTGATGGCCACCTTGCTGGCGTTCAGCCGTCTCTCCAGTTCCAGTGAACTCACGGCTTTGCGCAGCATCGGTGTACCCACCTGGCGCATGGTGGTGCCAGCCCTGGTGGTGGCCACATTGATGACGCTGCTCACGTTCGTGTTCAACGATGTGATTGTTCCAAGCGCCAATGTGGCCGCAGCCGACACGCTGGATTCGGCACTCGGTCGCTCGATTGCGGCGGAGCGCGGCGACAACGTGGTGTATTCCCGTTATGCCCAGATCACCACCGTTGATGAAGACGGCAAGGAGCGCACGAACAACGATCTGGCTCAGCTGTTTTATTCCCGCCGCTTCCGCGAGGGCAAGATGTATGAGGTCACGCTGGTGGACTTCACCAAGGCAGGTCACCAGCAGCTACTGATTGCCAAAACCGGCGTATGGAACGACGCCCGCAGCATGTGGGAGTTCCGCGATGGCCGCATCGTGGATATCGACAGCGCCAACAATCGCACCACGTCAGCCGATTTTGATCGCTACTACTACCCCTTTACCAAGGCCCCCCTCGATGTCGGCAAGTTGCCCAGTGACGCAGCTCAAATGACCGTTGCCCAGGCTTGGCGTGCCGAGCGTTTGCTGGAGCAGGCCGGCGATCGCAAAGAGGCCAGGCGTCTGCGTGTGCGGATTCAGGAGAAATTTGCGTTCCCTGCGATCTGCCTGGTCTTCGGTTTGATCGGCAGCAGCCTTGGGGTGCGTCCCAACGCCCGCACGAGCCGTAGTCAGGGCTTCGGAATCAGTGTGTTGCTGATTTTCGGCTACTACCTGATGTCGTTCATCTTCAGCTCACTGGGGATCAAGGGCACTCTGCTTCCCTTCTTTGCTGCCTGGATGCCGGTGCTGATCGGCTTGAGCGGTGGTTTGGTTCTGTTGCGCCAGGCCAGTCGCTGA
- the lptB gene encoding LPS export ABC transporter ATP-binding protein → MSLVLDQVALTIAGRPLVKQVSLNLNPGEVVGLLGPNGAGKTTTFNLVTGLLRPDSGAVVMDEQSVAALSMPERARLGIGYLPQEASVFRNLSVHDNLMLALQESGAPQNQRRQRVQQLVDDFHLRPFVQRRGFQLSGGERRRCEVARALAVGVHGPRYLLLDEPFAGVDPLAVADLQGLIARLRDRGMGILITDHNVRETLAITDRAYILTEGSILASGPSREMANDALVRRHYLGEDFRL, encoded by the coding sequence ATGAGCCTGGTGCTTGATCAGGTGGCCCTCACCATCGCAGGGCGGCCGCTGGTGAAACAGGTGAGCCTCAACCTCAATCCCGGCGAGGTTGTTGGTTTGCTCGGTCCAAATGGAGCCGGCAAAACCACCACCTTCAACCTGGTGACAGGCCTGCTCCGGCCTGATTCCGGTGCTGTGGTGATGGATGAGCAGTCGGTCGCGGCCCTGTCGATGCCTGAACGTGCGCGACTGGGGATCGGCTATCTACCTCAGGAAGCGAGTGTGTTTCGCAATCTCAGCGTTCACGACAACTTGATGCTGGCGTTGCAGGAAAGCGGTGCACCTCAGAACCAACGTCGTCAGCGCGTGCAGCAGTTGGTCGATGATTTCCACCTAAGGCCTTTTGTACAACGCCGGGGTTTTCAATTATCGGGAGGTGAGCGCCGGCGCTGCGAGGTGGCCCGCGCCCTCGCTGTTGGCGTCCATGGCCCGCGTTATCTGCTGCTTGATGAACCCTTTGCAGGCGTTGATCCCTTGGCGGTCGCTGATCTGCAGGGGCTAATCGCCCGGTTGCGCGATCGCGGCATGGGCATCCTGATCACCGATCACAACGTGCGCGAAACCCTGGCGATTACCGATCGCGCTTACATCCTCACGGAGGGCAGCATTCTCGCCAGTGGCCCCTCACGCGAGATGGCCAATGATGCGTTGGTGCGTCGTCACTACCTCGGGGAGGATTTCCGCCTGTGA
- a CDS encoding U32 family peptidase has translation MASLPELLAPAGCWDSLKAAVANGADAVYFGVEHFNARLRAENFRIDDLPEVMQWLHSRGVKGFLAVNVLIFPSELQQATALLLAAHAAGVDALIVQDIGLAWMAQELTPSLAVHGSTQMSISSAAGVAMAADLGCSRVVLARELSLRDLQRIQAQLRRRGLEMPLEVFVHGALCVAYSGQCLTSEALGQRSANRGECAQACRLPYQLIVDGEERDLGEQRYLMSPQDLAAWDLLPQLAECGIASLKIEGRLKDATYVAAVTDAYRQGLDRLAGSGDGVIDADHLRRQLELSFSRGLSHGWLDGVNHRQLVHGRWSKKRGPWLGRVEAVEQGGLLVLQTTQALKRGDGVVFEVASADPLLPPREVGGRLMQVDRLHRGRVAVKLGPGRVDLRGLKPGSPCWLTSDPQLERQLERLAQSEAPELRRPLRLRLTGQLGQPLILEAAPMPHLVGGPWRVASDQVLEPARGSSLDRDRLLQQLGRLGGTPWRLEELELELEGALFLPVAQLNQMRRALVELLAEAAGSPPTADTPAPAAPSAEMAVAQLNSMLAAAAQPDRSCAPEPVQLNVLVRSLEQLEALRELRVHRVIVDLEHPAQLRQAVQLGRGIWPGGLWAAGPRITRPDESWTIEPLLRAQPDGFLVRNADQLERLTPEAPCSGDFSLNVANPLSARWLLQRWGLEWITASYDLALDQLLALVRGCPPGAVDITLHQHMPLFHMEHCLFCAFLSDGHDHTDCGRPCEQHTVTLRDRSGAEHPLRADLGCRNTLFNGRAQTAAEALPQFLAAGVQRLRLELLDDSPADTVRRVELYQRAICGEISGRAVWQREQLESKLGVTRGTLAERR, from the coding sequence ATGGCTTCCTTACCTGAATTGCTCGCCCCGGCTGGCTGCTGGGATTCACTCAAGGCCGCTGTCGCCAACGGGGCTGATGCCGTTTATTTCGGTGTGGAGCACTTCAATGCCCGCTTGCGGGCCGAAAACTTCCGCATAGACGATCTGCCAGAGGTGATGCAGTGGCTGCACAGCCGCGGCGTGAAGGGGTTTCTCGCCGTGAATGTGTTGATCTTTCCCTCTGAGCTGCAGCAGGCCACGGCGCTTTTGCTGGCGGCCCATGCCGCTGGGGTGGATGCCCTGATCGTGCAGGACATCGGCCTCGCCTGGATGGCACAGGAGCTCACACCATCTCTGGCTGTGCATGGCTCCACGCAGATGTCGATCAGCAGTGCCGCCGGGGTGGCGATGGCTGCAGACCTGGGTTGCAGCCGTGTGGTGCTGGCACGTGAGCTGAGCCTGCGCGATCTGCAGCGCATCCAAGCGCAGTTGCGTCGCCGCGGTCTTGAGATGCCGTTGGAGGTATTCGTTCACGGCGCCTTGTGTGTGGCTTATTCCGGTCAATGCCTCACCAGCGAAGCTCTTGGGCAGCGCAGCGCCAATCGGGGTGAGTGCGCTCAGGCGTGCCGCCTTCCGTATCAGTTGATCGTGGATGGCGAGGAGCGCGACCTGGGCGAGCAGCGGTATCTGATGTCGCCGCAAGACCTCGCCGCCTGGGATCTGTTGCCTCAATTGGCAGAGTGCGGCATCGCCAGCCTCAAGATCGAAGGGCGCTTGAAGGACGCCACCTATGTGGCCGCCGTAACCGACGCCTATCGCCAAGGCTTGGATCGGCTGGCCGGCAGCGGCGATGGCGTGATTGATGCTGATCACCTTCGCCGTCAGTTGGAGCTCAGCTTTTCGCGTGGTCTGAGCCATGGCTGGCTGGATGGGGTGAACCACCGGCAGCTGGTGCATGGCCGCTGGAGCAAAAAGCGGGGTCCCTGGCTCGGTCGTGTGGAGGCCGTTGAGCAGGGTGGCCTCCTTGTTCTGCAGACCACACAGGCCTTGAAGCGCGGCGATGGCGTGGTGTTTGAGGTGGCCAGCGCGGATCCGTTGCTGCCCCCACGCGAAGTGGGTGGCCGTTTGATGCAGGTGGATCGTCTTCACCGCGGCAGGGTCGCTGTGAAGCTCGGGCCAGGCCGCGTGGACCTTCGCGGCTTGAAGCCCGGCAGCCCCTGCTGGCTCACCAGTGATCCACAGCTGGAGCGGCAGCTGGAGCGGCTGGCCCAGTCTGAGGCGCCGGAGCTGCGCCGGCCGCTGCGGCTGCGGCTGACGGGGCAGCTCGGCCAACCCCTGATTCTCGAAGCAGCACCGATGCCCCACCTGGTGGGTGGTCCCTGGCGAGTTGCCTCCGATCAGGTGTTGGAGCCGGCCCGCGGCTCTTCTTTGGATCGAGACCGGCTGCTTCAACAGCTCGGGCGCCTAGGTGGAACGCCTTGGCGACTGGAGGAGCTGGAGCTTGAGCTGGAGGGCGCGTTGTTTCTGCCGGTCGCCCAGCTCAATCAAATGCGCCGTGCCCTGGTGGAGCTGTTGGCCGAGGCCGCTGGTTCCCCACCCACGGCGGATACGCCAGCCCCCGCTGCCCCCTCAGCCGAGATGGCCGTTGCGCAGCTGAACTCGATGCTGGCCGCAGCGGCCCAGCCTGACCGCAGCTGTGCTCCAGAACCGGTTCAGCTCAACGTGTTGGTGCGCAGCCTTGAGCAACTCGAGGCTCTGCGGGAGCTGCGGGTGCACCGCGTGATCGTGGACCTAGAGCACCCTGCCCAACTCCGGCAGGCGGTGCAGCTTGGGCGGGGAATCTGGCCCGGTGGCCTCTGGGCCGCGGGTCCTCGCATCACGCGACCGGATGAATCGTGGACCATCGAGCCGCTTCTGCGCGCTCAACCGGATGGCTTTCTGGTGCGTAACGCTGATCAACTGGAGCGACTCACGCCGGAGGCCCCATGCAGCGGTGATTTCTCCCTCAATGTTGCCAATCCGCTGAGCGCCCGCTGGTTGCTCCAGCGCTGGGGGTTGGAGTGGATTACAGCCAGCTATGACCTGGCTCTTGATCAGTTGCTGGCCCTGGTTCGGGGCTGCCCGCCCGGCGCTGTGGACATCACCCTGCACCAGCACATGCCTCTGTTCCACATGGAGCATTGCCTGTTCTGCGCCTTTCTCTCAGACGGTCATGACCACACCGACTGTGGCCGCCCCTGTGAACAGCACACCGTGACCTTGCGTGATCGCAGCGGCGCTGAGCATCCCCTGCGGGCTGACCTGGGCTGCCGCAACACGCTGTTTAACGGCCGTGCGCAAACGGCTGCTGAAGCCCTGCCTCAGTTTCTGGCTGCTGGTGTGCAGCGCCTAAGGCTCGAACTTCTCGACGACAGCCCCGCCGATACCGTGCGCCGTGTGGAGCTCTACCAGCGCGCGATCTGTGGAGAGATCAGTGGCCGAGCCGTATGGCAGCGCGAACAGCTCGAAAGCAAACTGGGAGTGACGCGGGGCACCTTGGCGGAGCGGCGCTGA
- the ccsB gene encoding c-type cytochrome biogenesis protein CcsB yields MTDPVLALGLGAFALLLIALPLAFWSVSGSGQGSQAVRWMVAAANLALTAQLVLRWWQSGHFPISNLYESLCFLAWACTLTQLLVERSFPSPIVAAAATPMGLGCVAFASFALPDQLQQAAPLVPALRSSWLVMHVSVIMVSYAALLVGSLVSLAVLFTDRGQQLELRSSSIGSGAFRQASLATNAGSAGSLQLSSASLSLSEQLDSLSYRTITVGFLLLSIGIVSGAVWANEAWGSWWSWDPKETWALICWLVYAAYLHTRLSRGWQGRKPALVAVAGLVVICVCYIGVNLLGIGLHSYGWFLSA; encoded by the coding sequence GTGACCGATCCGGTTCTTGCCCTTGGCCTTGGCGCCTTCGCCTTGCTGTTGATCGCTTTACCTCTGGCGTTCTGGAGCGTGAGTGGCTCCGGCCAGGGGAGCCAGGCTGTGCGTTGGATGGTGGCCGCTGCCAACCTGGCGCTGACGGCTCAACTGGTGTTGCGTTGGTGGCAGTCGGGCCACTTCCCGATCAGCAACCTTTACGAATCCCTTTGCTTCCTGGCCTGGGCCTGCACCCTCACCCAGCTCTTGGTGGAGCGCAGCTTTCCCTCGCCCATCGTTGCAGCGGCGGCCACTCCCATGGGCTTGGGTTGTGTGGCCTTTGCCAGCTTCGCCCTGCCGGATCAGCTGCAACAAGCCGCTCCTCTGGTGCCGGCTCTGCGTTCCAGCTGGCTGGTGATGCATGTGAGCGTGATCATGGTGAGCTATGCGGCCCTGTTGGTGGGCTCGCTGGTGTCGCTCGCGGTGCTGTTCACCGATCGCGGCCAACAGCTTGAGCTGCGCAGCAGTTCGATCGGTAGCGGCGCCTTTCGCCAAGCCAGCCTGGCCACCAATGCGGGCTCCGCTGGCAGTTTGCAACTCAGCAGCGCCAGCCTTTCGCTCAGCGAGCAACTGGACAGCCTCAGCTACCGCACGATCACCGTGGGCTTCTTGCTCCTTTCAATCGGCATCGTGAGCGGTGCTGTGTGGGCGAATGAAGCCTGGGGTAGCTGGTGGAGTTGGGATCCCAAAGAAACCTGGGCGTTGATCTGCTGGCTCGTCTACGCCGCCTACTTGCACACCCGTCTCAGCCGTGGCTGGCAGGGTCGTAAACCGGCTCTCGTGGCGGTGGCTGGCTTGGTTGTGATTTGCGTCTGCTACATCGGCGTGAATCTGCTCGGCATCGGCTTGCATAGCTACGGCTGGTTTCTGAGCGCTTGA
- the glpX gene encoding class II fructose-bisphosphatase, protein MDRTLIQEILEVVEQAGIASAKLTGMGLKNEADAAAVEAMRERMYKIQMQGRIVIGEGERDEAPMLYIGEEVGSGTGPGVDFAVDPCEGTNLCANSQPGSMAVLAASDRGGLFNAPDFYMKKLAAPPAAKGKVDIRKSATENIEILSQCLGIPKDELVIVVMDRARHKDLIKEIRSTGARVQPISDGDVQAAIACGFAGTGTHCLMGIGAAPEGVISAAALRALGGHFQGQLVYDPAVAQTSEWEGLTKEGNLARLAEMGISDPDRIYEAEELACGENVVFAATGITDGLLFDGVKFEKDCTRTSSLVISTLDNTARFTTTVHIKDGAQSIALR, encoded by the coding sequence GTGGATCGCACCCTGATTCAAGAAATTCTCGAGGTTGTTGAGCAGGCTGGGATCGCTTCCGCCAAGCTCACCGGCATGGGCCTCAAGAATGAGGCTGACGCCGCCGCTGTTGAAGCGATGCGCGAGCGGATGTACAAGATCCAGATGCAGGGCCGCATCGTGATCGGTGAGGGCGAGCGCGATGAAGCGCCGATGCTTTACATCGGTGAAGAAGTGGGTAGCGGCACTGGTCCGGGCGTTGATTTCGCTGTGGACCCCTGCGAAGGCACCAACCTCTGCGCCAACAGCCAGCCCGGCTCGATGGCGGTGCTCGCTGCTTCCGATCGTGGCGGTCTGTTCAACGCCCCCGACTTCTATATGAAGAAGCTGGCCGCCCCCCCGGCAGCCAAGGGCAAGGTGGACATTCGCAAGTCGGCCACTGAGAACATCGAAATCCTCAGCCAGTGCCTTGGCATCCCCAAGGATGAGCTGGTGATCGTGGTGATGGACCGCGCCCGCCACAAGGATCTGATCAAGGAGATCCGTTCCACCGGTGCCCGTGTTCAGCCCATTTCTGATGGTGACGTGCAGGCTGCCATTGCCTGTGGTTTTGCCGGTACCGGCACCCACTGCCTGATGGGCATCGGCGCTGCTCCTGAAGGCGTGATCTCCGCTGCCGCTCTGCGCGCCCTGGGTGGTCACTTCCAGGGTCAGCTGGTGTATGACCCGGCGGTGGCTCAGACCTCTGAGTGGGAAGGTTTGACCAAGGAAGGCAACCTGGCTCGCCTGGCCGAGATGGGCATCAGCGATCCCGACCGCATCTACGAGGCCGAGGAGCTGGCCTGCGGCGAAAACGTGGTGTTCGCAGCCACGGGCATCACCGACGGTCTGCTGTTTGACGGCGTGAAGTTCGAGAAGGACTGCACCCGCACCAGCTCCCTGGTGATCAGCACCCTCGACAACACCGCCCGCTTCACCACCACCGTGCACATCAAGGACGGCGCCCAGAGCATCGCTCTGCGCTGA
- the rpe gene encoding ribulose-phosphate 3-epimerase yields the protein MSTKPLVISPSILSADFSRLGDDVRAVDQAGADWIHVDVMDGRFVPNITIGPLIVEALRPVTQKPLDVHLMIVEPEKYVADFAKAGADIISVQVEACTHLHRNLGQIKDLGKKAGAVLNPGTPIDTLEYCLELCDLVLVMSVNPGFGGQSFIESQVQKIRDLRRMCDERGLDPWIEVDGGIKAANAWQVIEAGANAIVSGSGVFNQPSYADAITGIRNSKRPVAVAA from the coding sequence ATGAGCACCAAACCCCTGGTGATCTCACCGTCGATCCTGTCGGCTGACTTCTCACGCCTCGGTGATGACGTGCGTGCGGTTGACCAGGCCGGTGCCGACTGGATTCACGTGGACGTGATGGATGGCCGGTTCGTGCCCAACATCACCATCGGCCCCCTGATCGTTGAGGCCCTGCGCCCGGTGACCCAGAAGCCTCTGGATGTGCACCTGATGATCGTGGAGCCCGAGAAATACGTGGCCGATTTCGCCAAGGCCGGAGCCGACATCATTTCTGTGCAAGTGGAAGCCTGCACCCACCTGCACCGCAACCTTGGTCAGATCAAAGATCTGGGCAAGAAGGCCGGCGCCGTGCTGAACCCTGGCACCCCGATCGACACGCTCGAGTACTGCCTTGAGCTGTGCGACCTGGTGTTGGTGATGAGCGTGAACCCCGGCTTCGGCGGTCAGAGCTTCATCGAGAGCCAAGTTCAGAAGATCCGCGACCTGCGCCGCATGTGTGACGAGCGCGGCCTCGACCCGTGGATCGAGGTGGATGGCGGCATCAAGGCCGCGAACGCCTGGCAGGTGATTGAAGCCGGCGCCAACGCGATCGTGAGCGGCTCTGGTGTGTTCAACCAGCCCAGTTACGCCGATGCAATCACCGGCATCCGCAATAGCAAGCGCCCGGTGGCTGTCGCCGCCTGA
- the typA gene encoding translational GTPase TypA, translated as MSGEHPGTPIRNIAIIAHVDHGKTTLVDALLAQSGIFRDNEAVPTCVMDSNDLERERGITILSKNTAVDFEGIRINIVDTPGHADFGGEVERVLGMVDGCLLIVDANEGPMPQTRFVLKKALEKGLRPIVFVNKIDRARVDPEQAVDKVLDLFLELGADDDQCDFPYLFGSGMGGYAKPDMATDSDNMRPLFDAILRHVPPPVGDPEKPLQLQVTTLDYSDFLGRIMIGRIHNGTIKAGQPVALLRDDGSVKRGRISKLLGFQGLQRVEIEQARAGDLVAVAGFDEVNIGETIACPDEPKALPLIKVDEPTLQMTFVVNDSPFAGKEGKFVTSRQVRDRLNKELLTNVALRVEDTDSPDRWSVSGRGELHLGILIETMRREGYEFQVSQPQVIFRTIDGTPSEPFETLVLDVPEEAVGACIEKLGIRKAEMQNMENTNDGRTQLEFVVPSRGLIGFRGEFIRATRGEGIMSHSFLDYRPMQGEFETRRNGVLIAFEEGTATFYALKNAEDRGQFFITPGTKVYKGMLVGENNRPQDLELNVCKTKQLTNMRSAGAEELDTLQAPMQMTLERALEYIGPDEMLEVTPESIRLRKLPVKKPARR; from the coding sequence ATGAGCGGCGAGCATCCGGGAACCCCGATTCGCAATATTGCAATCATTGCCCACGTTGACCATGGCAAAACCACACTTGTGGATGCCTTGTTGGCGCAGTCAGGCATTTTCCGAGACAACGAGGCGGTGCCCACCTGCGTGATGGACTCCAACGACCTGGAGCGTGAACGCGGCATCACCATCCTTTCCAAGAACACCGCGGTGGACTTTGAGGGGATCCGAATCAACATCGTGGATACACCTGGTCACGCTGACTTCGGTGGCGAAGTGGAGCGCGTGCTTGGCATGGTGGATGGCTGCCTGCTCATCGTTGATGCCAACGAGGGCCCGATGCCTCAGACCCGTTTTGTGCTGAAGAAGGCACTCGAGAAGGGTCTGCGTCCAATCGTGTTTGTGAACAAGATCGACCGTGCTCGCGTTGATCCCGAGCAAGCAGTGGACAAAGTGCTCGATCTCTTCCTCGAGCTCGGTGCTGACGACGATCAGTGCGACTTCCCGTATCTGTTCGGCAGCGGCATGGGTGGCTATGCCAAGCCCGATATGGCCACCGACAGCGACAACATGCGTCCGCTGTTCGATGCGATCCTGCGCCATGTTCCGCCCCCGGTGGGCGATCCCGAGAAGCCTCTCCAGCTTCAAGTCACCACGCTCGATTACAGCGATTTCCTTGGCCGGATCATGATCGGCCGCATCCACAACGGCACGATCAAGGCCGGTCAGCCCGTAGCTCTGCTGCGTGATGACGGCAGTGTGAAGCGTGGCCGGATTAGCAAGCTGCTCGGCTTCCAGGGTCTCCAGCGCGTGGAGATTGAGCAGGCCCGCGCCGGCGACCTCGTGGCTGTGGCTGGTTTCGACGAAGTGAATATCGGCGAAACCATCGCCTGCCCGGATGAGCCCAAGGCTCTTCCCTTGATCAAGGTGGATGAGCCCACGTTGCAGATGACCTTTGTGGTCAACGACTCACCCTTCGCCGGCAAAGAAGGCAAGTTCGTGACCAGCCGCCAAGTGCGTGATCGCCTCAATAAAGAGCTGCTCACCAACGTGGCGCTTCGGGTTGAAGACACCGACTCTCCAGATCGCTGGTCAGTGAGTGGCCGTGGCGAACTCCATTTGGGCATCCTGATCGAAACCATGCGCCGCGAAGGCTATGAGTTTCAGGTGAGCCAGCCTCAGGTGATTTTCCGCACCATCGATGGCACTCCCTCTGAGCCCTTCGAAACCCTCGTGCTCGATGTGCCCGAAGAAGCCGTAGGCGCCTGCATCGAAAAACTCGGCATCCGCAAGGCTGAGATGCAGAACATGGAGAACACCAACGATGGCCGTACGCAGCTGGAGTTTGTCGTTCCCTCCCGCGGCCTGATCGGCTTCCGCGGAGAGTTCATCCGTGCCACCCGCGGTGAGGGGATCATGAGCCATTCCTTCCTCGATTACCGCCCGATGCAGGGCGAGTTCGAGACACGCCGCAACGGCGTGCTGATCGCCTTCGAGGAAGGCACCGCCACCTTCTATGCCCTCAAGAACGCTGAAGATCGCGGCCAGTTCTTCATTACCCCTGGAACCAAGGTGTACAAGGGCATGCTGGTGGGTGAAAACAACCGCCCGCAGGATCTTGAGCTCAACGTCTGCAAGACCAAGCAGCTCACCAACATGCGCTCAGCCGGTGCTGAAGAGCTCGACACCCTTCAGGCCCCGATGCAGATGACCCTGGAGAGGGCCCTTGAGTACATCGGCCCCGATGAGATGCTCGAGGTGACACCCGAATCGATCCGGCTGCGGAAGCTCCCTGTGAAAAAGCCGGCCCGCCGCTGA
- a CDS encoding D-alanyl-D-alanine carboxypeptidase family protein, whose translation MPSASRLPTAPRNTRRSGADDIPLAQRTISPALKRKPRWRLAFTAAGSVALASAALVVVFPQPLRRLLAPPPVKGLSARVGMDGRLLGHFPYREAQTAALVSIAPGVQLHRDAALALDRLLAAAAADGIDLRVLSAYRSIDLQKQIFFEVKSERNQSALERAQVSAPPGFSEHSTGYAVDLGDGRAPGTNLSERFESTPAFAWLQANANRYHYTLSFPAGNPQGVSYEPWHWRFEGTAEALQTFEAAQRLGR comes from the coding sequence TTGCCCAGCGCCAGTCGGCTGCCCACAGCACCACGCAACACCCGGCGCTCTGGCGCTGATGACATCCCGCTCGCCCAGCGCACCATCTCGCCGGCGCTCAAACGAAAGCCTCGTTGGCGCCTTGCTTTCACGGCGGCTGGATCTGTTGCTTTAGCAAGCGCAGCGCTTGTTGTGGTCTTCCCTCAGCCTTTGCGACGCCTCTTGGCGCCGCCGCCTGTGAAGGGGCTGTCGGCCCGGGTTGGCATGGATGGCCGCCTGCTGGGCCACTTTCCTTATCGCGAGGCCCAAACGGCTGCTCTGGTGAGCATCGCCCCCGGTGTTCAGCTCCATCGCGACGCAGCTTTGGCCCTCGACCGCCTGCTGGCTGCTGCTGCGGCTGACGGCATTGATTTACGCGTGCTGAGCGCGTATCGATCGATTGATTTGCAGAAGCAGATTTTCTTTGAGGTGAAATCGGAGCGCAATCAAAGTGCTCTCGAGCGTGCACAGGTGAGTGCGCCACCCGGCTTCTCTGAGCACAGCACCGGTTATGCCGTTGATCTCGGTGATGGACGTGCCCCTGGAACCAATCTCTCTGAGCGATTTGAGTCCACACCAGCCTTTGCCTGGCTGCAGGCCAATGCCAATCGCTATCACTACACACTTTCGTTTCCGGCTGGTAACCCCCAGGGGGTGAGTTACGAGCCTTGGCATTGGCGTTTTGAAGGCACTGCTGAGGCGCTTCAAACGTTCGAAGCCGCGCAGCGGCTCGGCCGCTGA
- a CDS encoding DUF309 domain-containing protein — MVDPRFGEAVRLFNAGEWYACHDGFEELWHETQSPCRRVLQGILQIAVAHLHLERGNRRGATVLLGEGLGRLHSAGPEALGLDLEILRDAARSRLQALQQELDPEELPLPRLQAICADA; from the coding sequence ATGGTCGATCCCCGCTTCGGGGAGGCCGTCAGGCTTTTCAATGCCGGCGAGTGGTACGCCTGCCACGATGGCTTCGAAGAGCTTTGGCATGAAACCCAATCCCCCTGCAGGCGTGTGCTCCAGGGAATCCTGCAGATCGCTGTGGCCCATCTCCATCTCGAGCGCGGTAATCGCCGCGGAGCCACGGTGCTCCTCGGGGAGGGGCTTGGTCGTTTGCACAGCGCCGGCCCTGAGGCCCTGGGACTTGATTTAGAGATCCTGCGTGACGCAGCCCGCTCCCGCTTGCAGGCGCTGCAGCAGGAGCTGGATCCTGAGGAGCTGCCGTTACCCCGGCTTCAGGCGATTTGCGCAGATGCCTGA